Proteins found in one Saccharopolyspora phatthalungensis genomic segment:
- a CDS encoding Glu/Leu/Phe/Val family dehydrogenase, translating to MSIIRDMAERDFEQLVVCRDRARGLRSVIAVHNTALGPALGGIRIKRYRTDVEAAQDAMNLAEAMTYKAALAGLRLGGGKSVINADPASQKTRDLLIAHAEYINTLGGRYIPAVDSGTTVADLALIADHVPLVSSQQRDPSYFTAIGVFSSMQAAVQQANLGELRGARVGVQGAGHVGMYLVELLADAGAKVVVADLDADRVRMACEKYGATAEDPAEILAADLDIAAPCGLGGTVDEQAAETMKAPVIVGAANNILADAGVADVLTRRGIVYVPDFIANAGGLMACEAELRCDDDGLEDRVRRIGDTAAQVLREAASTQCDTVSVALRFARERIAAAPAPAPGPYFPR from the coding sequence ATGAGCATCATTCGCGATATGGCCGAGCGTGATTTCGAGCAGCTGGTCGTTTGCCGGGACAGGGCTCGTGGACTCCGCAGCGTGATCGCAGTGCACAACACCGCGTTGGGGCCGGCTCTCGGTGGCATCCGCATCAAGCGATACCGCACCGATGTTGAAGCCGCGCAGGATGCGATGAACCTGGCGGAAGCCATGACCTACAAGGCCGCGCTGGCGGGCCTGCGCCTGGGTGGCGGCAAGAGCGTGATCAATGCGGATCCGGCTTCCCAGAAGACCCGTGACTTGCTCATCGCGCATGCCGAGTACATCAATACGCTGGGTGGGCGATACATCCCTGCCGTCGATTCCGGCACGACCGTCGCGGATCTCGCGCTCATCGCGGACCACGTGCCGCTGGTGTCAAGCCAGCAACGCGATCCGTCGTACTTCACGGCCATCGGCGTATTCAGCAGCATGCAGGCCGCGGTGCAGCAGGCGAACCTCGGCGAGCTGCGCGGAGCTCGCGTGGGGGTGCAAGGGGCCGGGCACGTGGGCATGTACCTCGTCGAGTTGCTCGCCGACGCCGGCGCGAAAGTCGTCGTCGCGGATCTGGATGCCGACCGAGTTCGCATGGCCTGCGAGAAGTACGGGGCGACAGCGGAAGATCCAGCCGAGATCTTGGCAGCCGACCTGGACATCGCGGCGCCCTGCGGGCTGGGCGGGACGGTCGACGAGCAGGCCGCCGAGACGATGAAAGCTCCCGTTATCGTCGGCGCGGCCAACAACATCCTCGCCGATGCGGGAGTTGCAGACGTGTTGACGCGACGCGGCATCGTCTACGTTCCGGACTTCATCGCCAACGCCGGCGGGCTGATGGCGTGCGAAGCCGAACTCCGTTGTGACGACGACGGTCTTGAGGACCGGGTCCGGCGCATCGGCGACACCGCCGCCCAGGTATTGCGCGAGGCGGCATCGACTCAATGCGACACCGTGTCCGTCGCCTTGCGCTTCGCCCGCGAACGAATCGCAGCCGCACCCGCACCCGCACCGGGACCGTACTTCCCACGCTAA
- a CDS encoding alkaline phosphatase family protein, with amino-acid sequence MVMMENKGYDDVLRNSSTRPQDQAPYIKSLVSQGVSFTNSYGVTHPSLPNYYALLSASDIVKTSDWPAPESVDTDNLPNQLTTHGYSFADYADQGRPTQWLRYKNIPGTPDNLNPMDKRLADFPSTPAGFDKLPTVSFVVGNGDQSMHDGTIAQGDAWVKAKFDSYITWAKTHNSLFVLTWDEDDFTPVNRIPTIVVGPMARAGEDDQKINHYNVLRTILDMYGLQHINHTADADVSTITGPWDLSKTERLQGMAGRCLENHETNPAVGGALGLWHCEAAANQQWIRHADGTIRQSGKCLAATPDEKATELADCDGTPAQNWQPKDDGSLLNPVSGRCLTVPGADIAIATPAELRDCDATINQKWEVPSYNAHHSLTVDTPLVKPGTTATVTTTYTNDTSPEALSDASIKLTAPEGWTAEATSPTGFTTVNPGQSVKTTWAVTAPADAKPGAYALSARATYKNAKSSDEGTGSADVPYASLSSAFNNVGISDDQNASTGAFDVSGHSYSAQALAAQHLSPGATVTAEGATFTWPNVPAGVADNVVSTGQHVEFSGKGSKLTFLGSAVYGPLTGTGTVTYTDGTTQAFSVEFGDWTLNGGGRSVLPTNSVVAKMPYRNRASGPENVNTYVFSTSVPIDPSKTVGMVQLPKPSTGYLHLFGMATSV; translated from the coding sequence ATGGTGATGATGGAGAACAAGGGCTACGACGACGTCCTCCGAAACTCGTCCACCAGACCTCAGGACCAAGCGCCGTACATCAAGTCTCTCGTCAGCCAGGGTGTGTCGTTCACCAACTCGTATGGTGTTACGCACCCGAGCCTGCCGAATTACTACGCACTGCTGTCCGCATCGGACATCGTCAAGACCAGTGACTGGCCCGCCCCGGAGTCCGTCGACACCGACAACCTCCCCAATCAGCTCACCACCCACGGGTACAGCTTCGCCGACTACGCCGACCAGGGCCGCCCCACCCAGTGGCTCCGCTACAAGAACATTCCGGGCACCCCGGACAACCTGAACCCGATGGACAAGAGGCTGGCGGACTTCCCAAGCACTCCGGCCGGTTTCGACAAACTTCCCACCGTCTCCTTCGTCGTGGGCAACGGCGACCAGAGCATGCACGACGGCACCATCGCGCAGGGCGATGCCTGGGTCAAAGCCAAGTTCGACTCCTACATCACCTGGGCCAAGACGCACAACAGCCTCTTCGTGCTGACCTGGGACGAGGACGACTTCACGCCGGTCAACCGGATCCCGACGATCGTCGTGGGGCCGATGGCCAGGGCCGGCGAGGACGACCAGAAGATCAACCACTACAACGTGCTGCGCACGATCTTGGACATGTACGGCCTGCAGCACATCAACCACACGGCCGATGCCGACGTCTCGACGATCACCGGGCCGTGGGATCTGTCGAAGACGGAGCGCCTGCAGGGAATGGCCGGGCGATGCCTGGAGAACCACGAGACGAATCCGGCGGTTGGGGGCGCGCTCGGCCTGTGGCACTGCGAAGCCGCCGCCAACCAACAATGGATCAGGCATGCCGACGGCACGATCCGCCAGTCCGGCAAGTGCCTGGCCGCCACCCCGGATGAGAAGGCGACCGAACTCGCCGACTGCGACGGCACCCCGGCGCAAAACTGGCAGCCCAAGGACGACGGTTCCCTGCTCAATCCGGTATCCGGCCGCTGCCTGACCGTCCCCGGCGCCGACATCGCCATCGCAACCCCGGCGGAACTCCGGGATTGCGATGCCACGATCAACCAGAAATGGGAAGTGCCCAGCTACAACGCGCACCACTCGCTCACGGTCGACACGCCGTTGGTCAAGCCCGGCACCACCGCCACCGTGACGACCACCTACACCAACGACACCAGTCCGGAAGCGCTCTCGGACGCCTCCATCAAACTCACCGCGCCCGAGGGCTGGACGGCTGAAGCCACCTCGCCCACCGGGTTCACCACGGTCAACCCTGGCCAGTCGGTGAAGACCACCTGGGCGGTCACCGCCCCTGCGGACGCAAAGCCCGGTGCCTACGCACTGTCCGCTCGGGCCACCTACAAGAATGCGAAGAGCAGCGACGAGGGTACCGGCTCGGCCGACGTTCCGTATGCGTCGCTGTCGTCGGCGTTCAACAACGTTGGTATCAGCGACGATCAGAACGCGTCCACAGGAGCCTTCGACGTCAGTGGCCACAGCTACTCCGCGCAGGCGCTCGCGGCGCAGCACCTGAGCCCGGGAGCCACCGTCACGGCAGAGGGGGCCACGTTCACCTGGCCGAACGTGCCAGCCGGTGTCGCGGACAACGTCGTCTCCACCGGGCAGCACGTCGAGTTCTCCGGCAAGGGTTCGAAGCTCACATTTCTGGGTTCGGCCGTCTACGGGCCCCTGACCGGCACGGGCACTGTCACTTACACCGACGGCACGACGCAGGCATTCTCGGTGGAGTTCGGCGACTGGACGCTGAACGGCGGCGGCCGTTCCGTGCTGCCGACCAACAGCGTCGTGGCGAAGATGCCCTACCGCAACA